The following are from one region of the Salmo salar chromosome ssa27, Ssal_v3.1, whole genome shotgun sequence genome:
- the LOC106588578 gene encoding LIX1-like protein yields the protein MESIRPQRLQPGIGFGAGSTVTLRSSLRPGVTMPTAPLLPPPASLCASSGPPPPLQLHSLHGTIGSAGLGTGMAGFGLCNPGNPAVLKEAVEAVVRSFAKHTQGYGRVNVVEALQEFWQMKQSRGADLRNGALVVYEMVPSNNPPYVCYVSLPGGSCFGSFQFCPTKAEARRSAAKIALMNSVFNEHPSRRITDDFIEKSVCEALASFNGNREEADNPSTGIGAFRFMLESNKGKSMLEFQELMTVFQLLHWNGSLKAMRERQCSRQEVLAHYSHRALDDDMRTQMAADWVNREQGLAGTIAQEVAATDRELEEARLAGQELRFHKEKKDILMLAVGQLGAANNATLPSTC from the exons ATGGAATCTATCCGCCCTCAGCGACTTCAACCAGGGATAGGATTTGGAGCTGGATCGACTGTGACCCTACGGTCTTCTCTCCGGCCCGGGGTTACAATGCCAACCGCACCTCTACTGCCTCCCCCGGCCTCTTTATGTGCTTCCTCTGGGCCGCCTCCGCCGCTTCAACTGCACAGTCTTCACGGCACTATTGGGAGTGCGGGGCTCGGAACAGGGATGGCTGGATTCGGTCTATGTAATCCAGGGAACCCGGCGGTCTTGAAGGAGGCGGTGGAGGCTGTTGTTCGGAGTTTTGCGAAGCATACGCAGGGCTATGGCAGAG TGAATGTGGTGGAAGCCTTGCAAGAGTTCTGGCAGATGAAGCAGTCAAGAGGGGCAGACCTCAGGAATGGGGCGCTGGTGGTGTACGAGATGGTCCCATCAAACAACCCACCCTATGTTTGCTACGTCAGTCTTCCAGGGGGAAGCTGCTTTGGGAGTTTCCAG TTTTGTCCAACCAAGGCTGAGGCAAGACGTAGTGCTGCCAAAATCGCTCTGATGAACTCGGTTTTCAACGAGCATCCTTCCCGCCGCATCACAGATGACTTCATTGAGAAGAGTGTATGTGAGGCGCTGGCCTCCTTTAAT GGAAACCGAGAAGAGGCCGACAATCCCAGCACAGGTATCGGGGCGTTTCGCTTCATGCTGGAGTCCAACAAAGGAAAGTCAATGCTGGAGTTTCAG GAATTGATGACAGTCTTTCAGCTGCTGCACTGGAATGGAAGCCTGAAGGccatgagagagagacaatgCTCCCGTCAA GAAGTGCTGGCTCACTACTCCCATCGGGCGCTGGATGATGACATGCGTACCCAAATGGCTGCTGATTGGGTGAACCGTGAGCAAGGCTTGGCTGGCACCATCGCCCAGGAGGTAGCGGCAACAGATCGAGAACTTGAGGAGGCCAGGCTGGCCGGCCAGGAGCTGCGCTTCCACAAGGAAAAGAAGGACATCCTGATGCTGGCTGTTGGCCAACTGGGTGCAGCCAACAATGCCACCCTGCCTTCAACCTGTTAG